Proteins found in one Synechococcus sp. LA31 genomic segment:
- the thiC gene encoding phosphomethylpyrimidine synthase ThiC, protein MRSAWIEKRKGQANVSQMHYARQGVVTEEMAFVAKRENLPESLVMEEVARGRMIIPANINHPNLEPMAIGIASKCKVNANIGASPNASDASEEVKKLQLAVKYGADTVMDLSTGGVNLDEVRTAIINASPVPIGTVPVYQALESVHGSIERLSEDDFLHIIEKHCQQGVDYQTIHAGLLIEHLPKVKGRLTGIVSRGGGILAQWMLYHHKQNPLFTRFDDICEIFKRYDCTFSLGDSLRPGCQHDASDAAQLAELKTLGELTRRAWKHDVQVMVEGPGHVPLDQIEFNVKKQMEECNEAPFYVLGPLVTDIAPGYDHITSAIGAAMAGWHGTAMLCYVTPKEHLGLPNAEDVREGLIAYKIAAHAADIARHRPGARDRDDELSRARYAFDWNKQFELSLDPERAREYHDETLPADIYKQAEFCSMCGPKHCPMQTKITDKDLEGLEQVLAEQQKAAVVTG, encoded by the coding sequence ATGCGTAGCGCCTGGATCGAGAAGCGCAAAGGCCAAGCCAATGTGTCTCAGATGCACTACGCCCGCCAAGGCGTGGTCACTGAGGAGATGGCCTTTGTGGCCAAGCGGGAGAACCTGCCTGAATCACTGGTGATGGAGGAGGTGGCGCGGGGTCGCATGATCATCCCGGCCAATATCAACCACCCCAACCTGGAGCCGATGGCGATCGGTATCGCCTCCAAGTGCAAGGTGAACGCCAACATCGGCGCATCTCCCAACGCCTCTGATGCCTCCGAGGAGGTGAAGAAGCTGCAGTTGGCGGTGAAGTACGGCGCCGACACCGTGATGGATCTCTCCACCGGTGGTGTGAACCTCGATGAGGTGCGCACGGCGATCATCAATGCGTCGCCAGTGCCCATCGGCACGGTGCCTGTCTATCAGGCCCTCGAGAGCGTGCACGGCTCAATCGAGCGCCTCTCAGAAGACGACTTCCTGCACATCATCGAAAAGCATTGCCAGCAGGGGGTTGATTACCAAACCATCCACGCTGGCTTGCTGATTGAGCACCTGCCCAAGGTGAAGGGCCGCCTCACCGGCATCGTGAGCCGTGGCGGCGGCATCCTGGCGCAGTGGATGCTGTACCACCACAAGCAGAACCCTCTGTTCACGCGCTTCGACGACATCTGCGAGATCTTCAAGCGCTACGACTGCACCTTCTCCCTGGGTGACTCGCTGCGGCCTGGTTGCCAGCACGACGCCTCTGATGCGGCGCAGTTGGCCGAGCTCAAGACCCTGGGTGAACTCACTCGCCGTGCCTGGAAGCACGACGTGCAGGTGATGGTGGAAGGCCCTGGACATGTGCCGTTGGACCAGATCGAGTTCAACGTGAAGAAGCAGATGGAGGAGTGCAACGAGGCTCCCTTCTATGTGCTCGGCCCCCTCGTGACCGACATCGCCCCTGGCTACGACCACATCACCTCTGCCATCGGTGCGGCGATGGCCGGTTGGCATGGCACCGCGATGCTGTGCTACGTCACCCCGAAGGAGCACCTCGGCTTGCCCAATGCCGAAGACGTGCGCGAGGGCCTCATTGCCTACAAGATCGCAGCCCACGCCGCTGATATTGCCCGTCATCGTCCCGGCGCCCGCGACCGCGACGACGAGCTGAGCCGCGCCCGCTACGCCTTCGACTGGAACAAGCAGTTTGAGCTGTCCTTAGATCCAGAGCGGGCCCGCGAGTATCACGACGAAACGCTGCCAGCTGACATCTACAAGCAGGCTGAGTTTTGCTCGATGTGTGGCCCCAAGCACTGCCCGATGCAGACCAAGATCACTGACAAAGATCTGGAAGGCCTCGAGCAGGTGCTGGCCGAGCAGCAGAAGGCGGCTGTGGTTACGGGCTGA
- a CDS encoding HEAT repeat domain-containing protein translates to MNFDALREAIASDNPGRARPALASLVEATPEQAEPLLLLGLQQSDMLLRQLSCSGLGHKPTPAGWEPLVHTLRHDPEVAVRAEAANALVSHGLQRAWPLLLEAFQREHEWLLRCSVLSAVAEHPEMAADQLLEIGRLAVADADGTVRVGGTEVLGRLAREGAPEASEVAEARALLAQLQHDSDHRVVGAALNGLQA, encoded by the coding sequence ATGAACTTCGATGCACTGCGGGAGGCCATTGCCTCCGACAACCCAGGCCGCGCTCGTCCCGCCCTGGCCAGCCTGGTGGAGGCCACTCCAGAGCAGGCGGAACCGCTGCTGCTGCTTGGGCTGCAGCAGAGCGACATGCTGCTGCGCCAGCTCAGCTGCTCTGGCCTCGGCCATAAGCCCACCCCCGCCGGCTGGGAGCCCTTGGTTCACACCCTTCGCCACGACCCTGAGGTGGCTGTGCGGGCGGAAGCCGCCAACGCCCTGGTGAGCCACGGCCTGCAGCGCGCCTGGCCCCTGTTGCTGGAGGCTTTTCAGCGGGAACACGAATGGTTGCTGCGCTGCAGCGTGCTCTCCGCCGTGGCGGAGCACCCTGAGATGGCGGCCGATCAGTTGCTGGAGATTGGCCGGCTGGCGGTGGCCGATGCCGATGGCACGGTGCGGGTGGGCGGTACGGAGGTCCTGGGCCGCCTCGCTCGGGAGGGTGCGCCCGAGGCGTCTGAGGTGGCGGAGGCGCGGGCCTTGCTGGCTCAGCTCCAACACGACAGCGATCACCGGGTGGTGGGTGCCGCCCTGAATGGTCTGCAGGCCTAG
- the ruvB gene encoding Holliday junction branch migration DNA helicase RuvB — protein MAIVSSGSGSAAARGPRQPRRLVDPAAAAGEERAAVAPAHAPEAPIQREDSLRPRRLADYIGQRELKQVLGIAVEATRAREEALDHVLLYGPPGLGKTTMALVLAEELGVRCRITSAPALERPRDIVGLLVNLEPRELLFIDEIHRLNRVAEEILYPAMEDFRLDLTVGKGTTARTRSLPVAPFTLVGATTRAGSLSSPLRDRFGLIQRLEFYGIDDLQAIVSRAAGLLQIDLDSAAALEVARRCRGTPRIANRLLRRVRDVAAVGGHGSVGADLVEEALSLHRVDGRGLDASDRRLLHLLQHGYGGGPVGLDTLAAGLGEDPATLEAVVEPFLLQQGLLQRTPRGRVITEAGLAHLQAHPEPAAA, from the coding sequence ATGGCGATCGTGTCTTCCGGATCAGGCTCCGCCGCCGCTCGCGGGCCGCGGCAGCCCCGGCGCCTGGTGGATCCCGCGGCCGCGGCTGGCGAGGAGCGGGCAGCCGTGGCTCCGGCCCACGCACCAGAGGCTCCGATCCAGCGGGAAGACTCACTGCGGCCGCGGCGGCTGGCCGATTACATCGGCCAGCGGGAGCTCAAGCAAGTGTTGGGCATTGCGGTGGAAGCCACCCGCGCACGCGAGGAAGCGCTCGATCACGTGCTGCTTTATGGCCCGCCAGGCCTGGGCAAAACCACCATGGCTCTGGTGTTGGCCGAAGAGCTGGGTGTGCGCTGTCGCATCACCAGCGCACCCGCCCTGGAGCGTCCGCGCGACATCGTGGGCCTGCTGGTGAATTTGGAGCCGCGCGAGCTGCTGTTCATCGATGAGATCCACCGGCTCAACCGCGTGGCCGAGGAAATCCTCTATCCAGCGATGGAAGATTTCCGGCTCGATCTCACCGTGGGCAAAGGCACCACGGCCCGCACCCGCAGCCTGCCGGTTGCGCCGTTCACCTTGGTGGGTGCCACCACCCGCGCCGGCTCGCTCAGCTCGCCCTTGCGGGATCGCTTCGGCTTGATCCAGCGGCTGGAGTTCTACGGGATCGACGACCTGCAGGCGATCGTGTCGCGGGCCGCCGGTTTGCTCCAGATCGATCTCGACAGCGCTGCAGCTTTGGAAGTGGCGCGCCGCTGCCGCGGCACCCCCCGCATCGCCAATCGCTTGCTGCGGCGGGTGCGGGATGTGGCGGCCGTCGGCGGCCACGGCAGCGTGGGGGCTGACCTGGTGGAGGAAGCGCTGAGCCTGCACCGGGTGGATGGCCGTGGCCTGGATGCCAGTGATCGCCGCCTGTTGCATCTGCTCCAGCACGGCTATGGCGGCGGTCCGGTGGGGCTCGACACCCTTGCCGCAGGCCTTGGCGAAGATCCCGCCACCCTCGAGGCCGTGGTGGAGCCCTTTCTGTTGCAGCAGGGCCTGCTGCAGCGCACCCCCCGCGGTCGCGTGATCACCGAAGCCGGCCTGGCCCACCTGCAGGCCCATCCCGAACCAGCGGCTGCATGA
- a CDS encoding tetratricopeptide repeat protein translates to MSTLLGLILSLQLAVSAALPQLFDQALSASRAGDFARALPLWDQVIELAPADAAAWSNRGNVRLALGDAEAAIADQTQAMELDPVSPDPHLNRGTAEEALKRWDAAEADYRWILEADAAAGDPPDASALYNLGNVQGSRGDWPAARLSFVEAADARPGFAMARSSAALAAFQLGELDQAETELRRVIRRYPLFADARAGLTALLWRQGARGEAESHWASASGLDPRYRQPEWLLEIRRWPPEPVQALSDFLALDNG, encoded by the coding sequence ATGAGCACTCTCCTTGGCTTGATCCTCAGCCTGCAGCTGGCTGTCTCGGCCGCGTTGCCGCAACTGTTTGATCAGGCGCTCAGCGCCAGCCGTGCGGGTGATTTCGCCCGGGCCCTGCCCCTGTGGGATCAGGTGATCGAGCTGGCACCAGCTGATGCGGCGGCGTGGAGCAATCGCGGCAACGTGCGGCTGGCCCTGGGTGATGCCGAAGCGGCGATCGCCGATCAAACCCAGGCCATGGAGCTGGATCCCGTCAGCCCCGATCCCCATCTCAATCGCGGCACCGCCGAAGAGGCCCTCAAGCGCTGGGATGCGGCTGAAGCCGATTACCGCTGGATCCTGGAGGCCGATGCGGCCGCCGGTGATCCTCCCGATGCCTCCGCTCTTTACAACCTGGGCAATGTGCAGGGCTCCCGGGGCGACTGGCCCGCGGCCCGGCTCAGCTTCGTGGAGGCCGCCGATGCCCGCCCGGGGTTTGCCATGGCCCGCTCCAGTGCAGCTCTTGCGGCGTTTCAGCTCGGGGAGCTGGACCAGGCCGAAACAGAGCTGCGCCGCGTGATCCGCCGCTACCCGTTGTTTGCCGATGCGCGTGCTGGCCTTACAGCACTGCTTTGGCGGCAAGGGGCTCGGGGTGAAGCGGAAAGCCACTGGGCTTCGGCTTCGGGGCTCGATCCGCGCTACCGCCAGCCAGAATGGTTGCTGGAGATACGACGCTGGCCTCCGGAGCCAGTGCAGGCTCTCAGCGATTTCTTGGCTCTGGATAACGGATGA
- a CDS encoding DUF3188 domain-containing protein, which produces MANRSRFSRDLLALATPLLILLGLAGVALRQGSDRLQAVPALVIGVALLLQSAWSWRRRRRALLEALRDNRGEC; this is translated from the coding sequence ATGGCGAACCGTTCGCGCTTCAGCCGTGACTTGCTGGCGCTAGCCACGCCGCTCTTGATCCTGCTTGGCCTGGCGGGGGTGGCGCTACGGCAGGGGTCGGATCGGCTGCAGGCGGTGCCTGCTTTGGTGATTGGCGTGGCCTTGCTGCTGCAGAGCGCCTGGAGTTGGCGGCGGCGGCGGCGGGCGCTGCTCGAAGCCCTTCGAGACAACCGCGGTGAGTGCTGA
- a CDS encoding amidohydrolase: MKAAQLKAAVAEQLPELVAIRRHLHAHPELSGNEHQTAALVAGELRSLGWRVQEGVGRTGVVAELGPSHTPAGQPTPRVALRVDMDALPVEERSGVPFASVHQGLMHACGHDIHTTVGLGVARMLAPLAEQLSAQVRLLFQPAEETAQGAAWMLADGAMEGVDALFGVHVFPSLAAGSIGVRSGSLTAAAGELEVEVLGEGGHGARPHQSTDAIWIAARVVSGLQEAISRRLDALHPVVVSFGRIEGGKAFNVIADHVRLLGTVRCLDLELHAQLPGWIEETVQAICTGYGGEARVRYRCISPPVHNDPELTQLVADAASDLLGRNQVQWLEQPSLGAEDFAELQQGTRGTMFRLGVAGPEGCTPLHSSSFRPDEACLAVGVEVLSASLLRWIETQA; encoded by the coding sequence ATGAAGGCAGCGCAGCTCAAGGCCGCTGTGGCGGAGCAGCTGCCGGAGTTGGTGGCGATTCGCCGCCATCTGCATGCCCATCCCGAACTGAGTGGCAACGAACATCAAACCGCCGCTCTGGTGGCGGGTGAACTGCGCAGCCTCGGTTGGCGGGTGCAGGAAGGGGTGGGTCGCACCGGCGTTGTGGCCGAGCTGGGCCCGTCCCATACCCCCGCGGGCCAACCCACGCCACGGGTTGCGTTGCGGGTGGATATGGACGCCCTTCCCGTGGAGGAGCGCAGCGGTGTGCCCTTCGCTTCGGTGCATCAGGGTCTGATGCATGCCTGCGGCCACGACATCCACACCACGGTGGGGCTTGGTGTGGCGCGGATGCTGGCACCGCTGGCCGAGCAGCTGAGCGCCCAGGTGCGGCTGTTGTTCCAGCCGGCAGAGGAAACCGCCCAGGGGGCGGCCTGGATGCTGGCCGATGGGGCCATGGAGGGCGTCGACGCCCTCTTCGGTGTGCACGTGTTCCCGAGCCTGGCGGCGGGCAGCATTGGCGTGCGCAGCGGCAGCCTCACGGCGGCGGCCGGGGAGCTCGAGGTGGAGGTGCTCGGCGAGGGCGGGCACGGCGCCCGGCCCCACCAAAGCACCGATGCGATCTGGATCGCGGCCCGGGTGGTGAGCGGCCTGCAGGAGGCGATCAGCCGCCGCCTCGATGCCCTGCATCCGGTGGTGGTGAGCTTTGGGCGGATCGAGGGGGGCAAAGCGTTCAATGTGATCGCCGACCACGTGCGCCTGCTGGGCACGGTGCGCTGCCTGGATCTGGAGCTGCATGCCCAGCTGCCCGGTTGGATCGAGGAAACCGTGCAGGCGATCTGCACCGGTTACGGCGGCGAGGCCCGGGTGCGCTACCGCTGTATCTCCCCACCGGTTCACAACGATCCCGAGCTCACCCAGCTGGTGGCCGACGCTGCCAGCGATCTGCTGGGGCGCAACCAGGTGCAGTGGCTGGAGCAGCCCTCCCTCGGTGCAGAAGATTTCGCCGAGCTGCAGCAGGGCACCCGGGGCACCATGTTTCGCCTGGGGGTGGCGGGCCCTGAGGGCTGCACGCCGCTCCACAGCAGCAGTTTCCGCCCGGATGAAGCCTGTCTGGCCGTGGGCGTGGAAGTGCTCAGCGCCAGCCTGTTGCGCTGGATCGAAACCCAGGCCTGA
- the smpB gene encoding SsrA-binding protein SmpB, with product MAKGGGKKNAKALRDAANKLLADNRFARHQYEILETLECGIELVGTEVKSIRSGQVNLRDGFCLIRNGQMQLHNVHISPHSHAGAYFNHEPLRVRQLLAHRREIDKLRVALDQKGLTLIPLNLHLKGSWIKATIGLGKGRKLHDKRQEERRKQDIKDAKAAIARY from the coding sequence ATGGCCAAGGGCGGGGGCAAAAAGAATGCCAAGGCCCTGCGGGATGCCGCCAACAAGCTGCTGGCCGACAACCGCTTCGCGCGCCATCAATACGAGATTCTCGAAACCTTGGAGTGCGGCATCGAGCTTGTGGGCACGGAGGTGAAATCGATCCGATCGGGCCAGGTGAATCTGCGCGATGGCTTCTGCCTGATCCGCAACGGCCAGATGCAGCTGCACAACGTGCACATCTCACCCCACAGCCACGCCGGCGCCTACTTCAACCACGAGCCGCTGCGGGTGCGTCAGCTGCTGGCCCACCGCCGCGAGATCGACAAGCTGCGCGTGGCCCTCGATCAGAAAGGCCTCACCTTGATTCCGCTCAACCTGCACCTCAAGGGTTCCTGGATCAAGGCCACCATCGGCCTGGGCAAAGGCCGCAAGCTGCACGACAAACGCCAGGAAGAGCGCCGTAAGCAAGACATCAAAGACGCCAAAGCCGCCATCGCCCGCTACTGA